One window of Anaerolineales bacterium genomic DNA carries:
- a CDS encoding M42 family peptidase, with translation MSDILPFLKSLISVSGLSGDETPAADLIKKQWTPLVDEISQSALASVHGLKRGTLKKSRRPSVMIATHMDAIGMMVVRIVDGFIYITNVGGIDARVLPGTPVTVHASGTKEELYGVIAMPPANLLPDGEGSGVVAMKYLFVDTGLAPGEVLRRVRVGDRVSFGTEPIELSGGTVSGHTLDNRASVAALTVCLEELRSKSHVWDVWAVASAQEEVNLGGAPTSAFQLRPTIAVVVDMTFGKGAGANGYQTFAIGKGVTLGISPVVHPFLYKRFKEVAERIEIPVSDDLMPEETSTDADTLQLTAEGIPTMVISIPQRYMHTAVELIAVKDVQRAGRLLAEFIASLEADFMEKISWD, from the coding sequence ATGAGCGATATTCTCCCTTTTCTCAAATCCCTAATTTCTGTTTCAGGTCTTTCAGGGGATGAAACTCCCGCGGCGGATCTCATCAAAAAGCAGTGGACTCCGCTGGTGGACGAGATTTCTCAATCCGCTCTCGCCTCGGTCCATGGACTGAAGCGGGGTACGCTAAAGAAAAGCCGCCGCCCCTCTGTGATGATCGCCACCCACATGGACGCCATCGGCATGATGGTCGTCCGCATCGTGGACGGGTTCATTTACATCACCAACGTCGGCGGCATCGACGCAAGAGTCTTACCGGGCACACCGGTCACCGTCCACGCTTCGGGGACGAAGGAAGAACTTTACGGCGTGATTGCCATGCCACCCGCAAACCTGCTGCCCGACGGCGAAGGGAGCGGAGTTGTCGCGATGAAGTATCTTTTTGTCGATACAGGACTAGCTCCCGGTGAAGTCTTGAGGCGGGTTCGCGTCGGCGACAGAGTCTCCTTTGGCACGGAACCCATCGAATTGTCCGGGGGAACCGTGAGCGGTCACACATTGGATAACCGCGCATCCGTTGCCGCGCTTACCGTTTGTCTCGAAGAACTTCGGTCCAAATCACATGTGTGGGATGTTTGGGCAGTGGCATCCGCGCAGGAGGAAGTCAATCTTGGCGGGGCGCCAACCAGCGCATTTCAACTTCGCCCAACCATTGCAGTCGTCGTAGATATGACCTTCGGGAAAGGCGCGGGCGCGAACGGATACCAAACATTCGCCATAGGCAAGGGCGTCACGCTCGGCATCAGCCCGGTTGTGCATCCTTTCTTGTACAAGCGTTTCAAGGAAGTCGCCGAGCGCATTGAGATCCCCGTTTCAGACGATCTCATGCCCGAAGAAACCTCCACCGACGCCGATACATTGCAGCTCACCGCCGAAGGGATTCCCACCATGGTGATTAGCATCCCACAACGGTATATGCACACTGCCGTGGAATTGATCGCAGTTAAAGACGTACAGCGGGCGGGCAGATTACTTGCTGAATTTATCGCCTCACTCGAAGCGGATTTCATGGAAAAAATTTCCTGGGATTAA
- a CDS encoding M42 family peptidase, giving the protein MLTIGSPQLKLLEKLCNAMSVSGDEGEVRRIVLEEVKPFADEVKVDALGSVLVRKKAKSKKTLRVLFDAHMDEVGFMIVKDDGDGFYEFRTVGGIDERHLVGKQVIVGKDHTPGVIGAKPIHLTDAGERSHTVSVESMRIDLGPDGKAKVGDRATFATKFKRVGPSIMSKSIDNRIGVAILIELLKNAPYDVELCLAFSVQEEIGLRGAKVAGYFFDPDLAIAVDSTPARDLPDYEGRENYSYNTKLGLGPAIYPAHSPVISDPRLVKFLQDVAAKRKIPYQLRQPGGGGTDAGAIQQARSGVPVVSVSVPHRYTHSPISISRLDDWKNTLNLLHAALQEMTPIILKR; this is encoded by the coding sequence ATGCTAACCATCGGCTCACCTCAACTCAAATTGCTCGAAAAACTCTGCAACGCCATGTCCGTCTCCGGCGATGAAGGCGAGGTGCGCCGCATTGTCCTTGAAGAGGTCAAACCCTTCGCCGATGAAGTAAAGGTGGACGCGCTCGGCAGTGTATTAGTACGAAAAAAGGCAAAATCAAAAAAAACGCTGCGCGTTTTGTTCGACGCTCACATGGACGAAGTTGGTTTCATGATCGTAAAGGACGACGGCGACGGATTTTATGAGTTCCGCACCGTCGGCGGGATCGACGAGCGGCATCTGGTTGGCAAGCAAGTCATCGTCGGCAAAGACCACACACCGGGCGTCATCGGCGCAAAACCCATTCACTTAACCGATGCGGGCGAGCGCAGTCATACCGTCAGCGTCGAATCCATGCGCATCGACCTGGGTCCCGACGGCAAAGCCAAAGTGGGCGACCGCGCCACGTTTGCGACAAAGTTCAAGCGGGTCGGTCCGTCCATCATGTCCAAATCCATCGACAACCGGATCGGTGTCGCAATCCTGATCGAATTGTTGAAAAACGCGCCTTACGATGTGGAGCTTTGTCTCGCCTTTAGCGTTCAGGAAGAGATCGGTCTGCGCGGCGCGAAGGTGGCGGGATATTTCTTCGACCCCGACCTTGCCATCGCAGTGGATTCAACCCCCGCGCGCGACCTGCCTGATTACGAAGGCAGGGAAAATTATTCGTACAACACAAAACTCGGGCTGGGTCCTGCCATTTATCCGGCGCACTCGCCCGTTATCAGCGATCCGCGGCTCGTTAAATTCCTTCAGGATGTGGCTGCGAAACGGAAGATTCCCTATCAACTTCGCCAGCCCGGCGGCGGTGGAACGGACGCTGGCGCGATCCAGCAGGCGCGTTCAGGCGTGCCGGTGGTCTCGGTTTCGGTGCCGCATCGGTATACACACAGCCCCATCAGTATTTCGCGCCTGGACGATTGGAAGAATACGTTGAATTTATTGCACGCTGCTTTACAGGAAATGACCCCGATCATATTGAAAAGATAA
- a CDS encoding Type 1 glutamine amidotransferase-like domain-containing protein, which produces MNGLIALLGSGEYLPVMNDVDKYLLAHCGADGHTPRVVCLPTAAGQEGDASVNRWMKMGVDHFTSLGAEVQGVPVTDKETANDVNHAEAVNEADLVYFSGGDPVYLYQTMKDSLVWRAAQKVWERGGAYAGCSAGAMILAREVPDFRMLGSRTIPVFGLVPAAFIMPHFDAIPIFFKPLVTMSRKRLHENEVMVGIDENTAIVGKADEPWTVMGEAKAHVFTRNDTKSYAAGETFTLGK; this is translated from the coding sequence ATGAATGGACTGATCGCTTTACTTGGTTCCGGCGAATACCTGCCTGTGATGAACGATGTGGACAAATATCTGCTCGCCCATTGCGGCGCGGACGGACACACACCGCGCGTGGTTTGTCTGCCTACAGCGGCCGGTCAGGAGGGCGATGCGAGCGTTAATCGTTGGATGAAAATGGGCGTGGACCACTTCACATCGCTTGGCGCGGAGGTTCAGGGCGTTCCGGTCACAGACAAGGAAACCGCCAATGATGTGAATCATGCCGAGGCGGTGAACGAGGCGGATCTCGTCTATTTTTCCGGCGGCGATCCGGTTTATCTGTATCAGACCATGAAAGACAGCCTGGTCTGGCGGGCGGCTCAGAAAGTATGGGAACGCGGCGGGGCTTATGCAGGATGTTCGGCGGGCGCGATGATCCTCGCGCGCGAGGTGCCGGACTTTCGAATGCTCGGCTCGCGGACGATCCCGGTCTTTGGTCTTGTGCCCGCGGCATTTATCATGCCCCATTTTGATGCCATTCCGATATTCTTCAAACCGTTGGTGACCATGTCGCGCAAACGCCTTCACGAAAATGAAGTGATGGTGGGCATCGACGAGAATACCGCCATCGTTGGAAAAGCAGACGAACCTTGGACGGTGATGGGCGAGGCAAAAGCGCACGTGTTTACAAGAAATGACACCAAGAGTTATGCCGCAGGCGAGACATTCACTTTGGGAAAATAA
- a CDS encoding M42 family metallopeptidase, which yields MKSLLKTLTETFGPSGHEDTVRKLIQKEVKPFADETRVDAMGSLIVRKAPTVDVEDSKRIMLAAHMDEIGVIASHIDKNGFVRFASNGGVFGRYALGARIRFMNGATGVIGFDKFENVDQAPAMNKMYIDVGATSRSDCPVKVGDFGAFERNYMEMGNRLVAKSMDDRAGVVVLIETLKAIKSTPHELYFVFTTQEEVGVRGAGTAAYSIDPQIGLAVDVTATGDTPASSKVNMELGKGPCVKVRDPGMLSDPRIVEWMINTAEKAKIPYQREVLLMGSTDARAIQLTRAGVMAGALSIPCRYVHSASEMVDLDDLKNSVKLLTAMLSKPVRF from the coding sequence ATGAAATCATTACTCAAAACATTGACCGAAACATTTGGACCTTCAGGCCACGAAGACACCGTCCGCAAGTTGATCCAGAAGGAAGTAAAACCGTTCGCCGATGAAACGCGCGTGGATGCGATGGGCAGTCTGATCGTCCGCAAAGCGCCGACCGTGGACGTGGAGGACTCCAAACGCATCATGCTCGCGGCTCATATGGATGAGATCGGCGTGATCGCCAGCCACATCGACAAGAACGGTTTTGTACGCTTTGCAAGCAACGGGGGCGTGTTCGGGCGCTACGCCCTCGGCGCGCGCATCCGTTTCATGAACGGCGCCACCGGCGTGATCGGGTTCGATAAATTCGAAAATGTTGACCAGGCTCCCGCCATGAATAAGATGTACATCGACGTGGGCGCGACCAGCCGAAGCGACTGCCCGGTGAAGGTTGGCGATTTCGGCGCGTTCGAGCGTAATTATATGGAAATGGGAAACCGTCTCGTCGCCAAGTCGATGGATGACCGCGCGGGGGTGGTGGTTTTGATCGAGACATTGAAAGCCATCAAGTCCACGCCGCATGAACTGTATTTTGTTTTTACCACGCAGGAGGAGGTCGGCGTGCGAGGTGCAGGGACAGCCGCCTACAGCATCGACCCGCAGATCGGTCTTGCTGTCGATGTGACCGCGACAGGCGACACGCCCGCTTCGTCGAAAGTAAACATGGAATTGGGCAAGGGTCCGTGCGTAAAAGTCCGTGACCCGGGCATGCTCTCGGACCCGCGCATCGTCGAATGGATGATCAACACAGCGGAGAAGGCGAAGATCCCCTACCAGCGCGAAGTCCTGCTCATGGGCAGCACCGACGCGCGCGCGATCCAGCTCACACGCGCAGGCGTAATGGCGGGCGCTTTGTCGATCCCATGCCGTTACGTCCATTCCGCATCAGAGATGGTGGATTTGGATGATTTGAAGAATTCGGTGAAATTACTGACGGCGATGTTGAGCAAGCCGGTAAGGTTCTAA